The DNA window CCGCCTCCATTTCCCCAAGGATGCTACCCCGGGCCGGGCCTTGGCCTTTGACTTTGCCATCGGACTTGGAGGACAGAACGCTGTTGATGCGGCCTTTGGCTGTGGACTTACGCTCAGAGATCGGAGTCTGCACGTCCGGGGCTCCCCCTGAGCTAGGCGCGTGTTTTGAGGGCCCGGCAGCTGCCACCACCACGCGTACTGACGTGGAGTTGGCGCCCAGCTCGTTGTGGGCACGGCAAGTGTAGACGCCTGCCTCTTTGGCACTCAGGAGGGGCACCGACAAGGAGCCGTTTGTTAGTGCCAGGAAGCGTGGGGTGGCTGGGGGCGCGGGCCAAGCTGGTGCTGGAGCCGAGGTTGGGGCCTCCGTCTGCGTCGGCCCGTCCCCatctccttccccatctccttcctCGTCCCCGTCTTCCATCCCGTCCCTGTAGTCCTCCCCGCTCAGGGCCGGCGGCTCTAAGACTACGATGCCACCCGGGATCTGGAGTTGCCATTGCAGGCGGGGCGTGGGGTGTCCTTCGGCGACACAGTGTAGCGTCAGCGCCGTGCCGGCGCGCAGGGGGCTGCCCGGAGCCGCAATGGGCGGCTCGGCACTCAAGCGCACACTGGGTGGCACACAGGACAGAGCGGGCAGGCGGTGCACCGGGACCCCCTGCAGCGCGGCGGGCGTGGCGCACGCGATGGAGTCGATCTCGGGTAGCGACACTCGCGTGCTCTCGGCCCAGGCCTGCAGCCACACGAGGCTGCAGCCGCAGTGGAAGGGGTTGTGATAGAGTTGCAGATGTGACAGTGCGCTCAGCGCGTCGAAGGTGCCGGGAGCCAGCGTACGCAGCCGGTTGTTGTTAATGCGCAGGGAGCGCAAGTCGGGCAGCGCACCGAGGGCGTCCCGGGGAAGCGACCCCAAGCGGTTATGGTTCATTTTGAGCAGCTGCAGCGCGCTCAGGTTACGCAGGTCGCTCCATGGGAAGCTGGATATGAGGTTGTGGCTGAGGTCGAGGTTCTTGAGCTGGCTCAGCACCGCCAGCGCGCCGCGCTCCACGGTTCGAACCTCGTTGTGCGCCAGCCACAGCGACGTGACCTGCGTGACGTCGGCGAAGGCCCCGCGCCGCAGCACGGTGATCTTGTTGGCGGACAGACTGAGCGTGGTCACGTTAGCTGGCAGTCCTTCGGGCACCTCGCGAAGCTCCTTGTACGCGCAGTCGGCGAACTGGTGTGCGTACTTGTCCACGCAGGCGCACGGCTCGGGGCACGCTCCCGCCACTCCTAGCAGCGCCCAGGCAAGCCACGCGACTCGCAAGGGCACCATTGCGGATCCTGCAGGGGAAAGCGGAGAGAGACCGGAGGCGATTCACCGAGTCCCACCTTCCTTGCCCTATCAAGCTCTGCCTCCGAAAAACCAGTCTGGAATAGGCCCCAGGGCTCCGGTAACCTCCTCTACGCCCAGGTGCCTCTCTAGGACATGGGTGTAGCACAGTAAAAGTCTCCGGAATCAATGCTTGCTCCCTCCCACAACCCTGACTTCCTTTTCCAGAAGCCCTCTCTCTACCTTGCTCTTTTTTTCCACCTACCTACCCCCTCTCACTCTGGCGCTGGCCCCCCTGCACAGGCTCGGCCGGTAGATTGCCTTGGGCTCCGCGCTGGCCCGTCTGTATTTCTAAGCCTTTGTTTAATCCCATGAAAGGGACACACAGAAAGGGCACTTTTGTCTGTGACTCCCTCGAACTCTTTGTCCCGTGTGCGGCGCTGGCCCGCACGCCCACGCAGGAGAACAACCGTACAAACACGCGCTCAGGCACCGCCATCAAACAGCCAGTTTCTGCGGGGGTTAGAGGTTCACAACACATGTTGCAGACGCCCAAACACAAAGGCACCCACCCAGACCCAGAGACAGCATACCCTGGAGACCTCATTGTTCTCTCAGCTGAACCCAGCGTTTGTGCAGCGTTTCCACAGCAGGGCAAAGCGCTTTCCCGTTCATCGTGGGAACAGACCCAAGGACACAAGTCCTCACCCGAAACGACCCCCACACAGGGACTCAGCCCACCCGGGCACGTGCACACAGCCCTCCGCTGGGACTGAAGTCCCAGCGGATTAGCAATGCGGAAAATTTGCAGCGGGTGGCAGGAGCCGTGGGACCCGCAGAAGCCGACTCGCAGACCCCTCCGCCGCCCCAACCTGAGCCTCCCGCAGCTGCCTCCAGGAGAGAAGCAGGGCCGCTCAGTCAGCCTTCCACCTGCGCAAGGAGGCCTTCCCCCTTGCATGGACCGGGAGCAAGGGAGGAATGCCACTGAAGGTCCCTCCCCGCACCACTGAGCCCAGGCGGCTCCCAAGGAAGCAGGCGGGCCCCTAGCCCGCGTGGGTCATGGGCGCTACCACTAGCTACGGAATTAGGAGAAGGTCCAAGATTTTGCCCCCTTTCTGAAGCTCTACGACGCTCCGGGGACCCTTCTCCCAGCCACACAAACGCACTTATACACAGGCTCCGGGCAGATTAGGCAGCGCCCCTCCTGCACGCGCGTTTTGGAAACCCTTGTTCCCCACTCCACCTTCGCGCTCTGGAGAGAGCTCCTCCCCATCGCTCCCCAGTCTCACGGGGCCCAGCTCCCTAGATGGGGGTCCATCCCCACCGGGATCGAGGCTGTGGGGCGGTCCGGAGGCTTACCCGCAGTTCTTTTGACTCCGCGTGTGCTGCCTCGGGCGTCAACCCCTTCTCCAGACTTCGCGTCTCCGAGCCCGGACGCCAGCCCAAGGGCGCATCTGTTGCTGCGACTGCGGGGAGACAGGGGAAAGGGACGGGTAAGTCTGGGGTCTCCCTTGGCCCTGAGGTCCcacttcagtttttcctttcGTGTCTGttcccctcacctctctctggCTGCAGATTGACGAGAGTCTGCGCGCGCTCCCGGCTTGGCAGGGACGCGCAGAGCCTCTCCCATCTCCCGCATCGTCTACATTTGTTAGCGCCGTGGAGGCTCTGCCTCTTGCCGAGACACGTTTCGGCCCCACGCCCACCGCCCTCGGCTGGGCTCCTGACAGTTCACCTCACCCCATAACCCATGTCCCCCCACATTTACACAACTGCAGACGTGCAAACGGTGCGGCTATTCCTCATCGCATCGCTCCCCCCGCACATGCAGACACGTTAGCACAGACCCTCAGCCCCCCTACCCAGTCGACCTTCACACGTTGGAATCATCAGTCATCATGTAACAGCGTCGATGCGTTGGGCTCTCACGACCGTTCACACACGTTTTCAAAGGCACACCTTCACCCAGGACGCCCAGCACGGTCCGTCTCCCGCACGCGTACACAGGGGCCCGCACTCACCCTCAGAGCGGTCCGCCAGGCCCCGGGAGCTTCGCTGCTAATTGACTAAGAGCTGCTTTTACGTCCAGCAACGCGTGAGACAAAACATCCTCGAGGAATCTAGGGGAAGGCAAGGCGCAGATAAAGGGGGATCGTGTTTTGTGTTTAAACTCTTTTTTGCAAATGCATTTAGGGGAGCAGACAGACCTCGAGTGGGACGGGCTGAGCGGCGAGCAGTCGGGCTCGCGGGgacccttccttccctcacccccaccccctcttcccccGCTAGTCCCCTCCCCCCCAAGCCTCGTTCAACACGATGCATAATTTATAGTGTTAGCAGAGCACCTCACCCTCCCTACCATTTTTGCCTGAATCTGGGCAGACACCTGCCCAGGTCTCTCTctggcccccccgcccccagcctgtcCAATCCGAAGACGAGAACGCAGGGCGCTGCAGGGCGTGCGGGGAGGtagtgccccctccccagcccaccgaGGTCTCTGCCTAGTCTTTTAAGCCCTAGTCTTGACGTCTGGCCTTTTGTGGCTAAACTAGCGCTGAAGTCCAAGGCCCAAGTGGCTGGCTTGTGCGCACCTCCGCGAGGAGCCGGGTGGGGCGCGTGGGTATCGGCCTGGGCTCCCGGTAAGCCTGCCTGAGCGCACCCAGCACCTCACCCTCAGTCCTTGACAGCTGGTGGCGAATGGGACATCGGGGCTGCAGCAGACGACGCTGCCCGAAGGGGTGGTTATGAAATGTCTGCTCCTCTTGAGCTCTGTGCGCTGGGAACTCCAGGCTCGAGCATCTCTCTCCCTTCCGCATTTTCACAGCCTCGGAAGCCAACACACCTCCAACCTTCCACTCGGTTCCCACAGTCTACGCCGCCGTCGCCGCCCCCGTGTCTGACACGTTCACACCACAGCCAACCTCAACGCACTCCAGCACCCTCGCTCCCAGTCTCTGGCGAACCCCCGGCATCTCTTTTAGCGACAAGGAGGCAGAGACGCGCGGGGACGTTAGGCATTTGGCTTAAACATGATTCCTCTCCGCCTGCACGGCCCGCAGCCTGGAGGTAGAGTTGCTGGCCGGAATCGGGGAACGGGTACAGGATCCCGGACCCACGCAAAGCCCTCTCGGTCCCCGGTCCTTTGGGGGTAGCGCTGGGCGCCCCCGGCCCTCAGCCCGGGTCGTGGGGAGTCCCTGGCAGTGGGTCGATGGCACGGGTTAGGGCCCCCTGAGAAGCGCAGTCTCCGGATTTAAATGTGGAGCATTTTAATGAGCTagggagctgggggagagagacaggagacAAGCGCTGCATCTAAAAAGACCACCCGACCCTGGTTCCGAGGATCCTTTGTAAATTAGATATGAACAAACTGGCGCGGGCCAGCTCCGCGTCCCCCCCTGTCTCCACCTCCTGCCGCCGCCGCGGGAGGCCAAGCGGGCTGGGACCAGCGCGCCTCTCTCGGCCCAGAATTCGGAACCCAGAACTTCATTCCGTCTGCGGCTGCGCCCCCCACAGCGGACCCAGAGGAAGGCAGTGGGAGCACCTTGACTCGGTGGCGGGGCGGGGGAGCGGGTCCCCAGTTCGGAGGTGAGTCCCTGCTGTTTGGGCCAGGCTGGGTCAGGGCGTGGCGCCGCCGGCGGACCTGGCAAAGCCTCTTTGTCTGCGGAGTGAGGGGGTCTTGCCGGCAGCCCTGTCCACGTCTTGGGAAACTTGAGGAGGCGGTTCAGAAAGCCTGGGCCcggggagagggggctggaggaggcgGGGGCCCAGCACGGAAGATGGAGAGTGGGGTCCAGATGGCGGGCTCCGCAGCCTTgcccgggcggggcggggcgcgcaGCGCGGAGGTAGGGATTGGGGCTCCGGCGTGGAGGCGCGCGGCCTGTGGACCGTTCACCCCGTTTccacctctcttctcctccccgtcccccccaccacccccagaggCGGACGGAGGGGCGGGCGGGCAGGGACAACTTGGAAGGGCTCAGGGACTGTAAGACCGAGCGGCTGGGAAGTGGACGTCAGAATGGTTTCGCTCACTCTCCGCGGTGGGTCCCTCTGGATCGCAGGGACCCGTCCAACCAGCGCGCCGGGGACCCTCCGGGACTCGCTAGCCGATCAAGAACCCTTCCCCCCGCGTTCCTGCAGGGGCTGCAGGAGCCGGAGAAATTCAGTAGGGAGACAGGGCTCCGGGCGTCCGGACCGCGGCGAAGGACGCGGTGGCCACCCAGTGAAGGCGCGGGCTCCCGCGGGGCCCGGTGGTTCCCGCCCACTCTGCAGCGAGCGCTTTTGTTCCCGGAGAGTGCCCTGGGGAAAGACCGCCCTTACCCCAGCCTTGGGCCCTGGAGAGCCCAGTGCCTACCCGGCAGCCTGACGCCCGAGCCGCCCCTGGCGAGGCCCGCGGAGCACTGGGGTGGGACCGAGACTCCGGGCTCAACCCCCGAGCTCAGCTGGGATGTGGGGCGCTTTCCTGGCGCGGCCGGGCGCGCAGGAGCAGACGGATGGCTGGTGTTCAGAATGGTACCGATCCCGATGCGCTGCGGGGGGGCGAGAGCTAAGACGCCACTCCTGCCGCCGCCCGCGTCTTTGATCGTTAAAGAAACAGGCCCCTAATCAGGTGGGTGGACGTAGgtgtgaggagaggaaggaggtaaGGTTCAAAGCCACCCGCGCgggtggggggcgtggggggggtaGCAGACGGGAATCTGTAGAAACCAGGCTAAGGCTTGTTGAACAGGATGGGGTTTGGACCCTAGACAGACCCAGAGGCCCCGAGcaggccttttctttttctttttttttttttttgcgggaCAACCTCTAAGGTAGACGTTGCGGAGCCCGACGTCTAAGGGGTGGGGCGGGTCGGAACCCAGGAAATCTCCAGGTGTCCCGCCCAAGCCTGTTCACGCCCGCCCCCTGCTGGACACCGCCTGCAGGGCGCCGAGGCCCGGAGCAGTGGCTAGGGGTGGGGCCGCCGAGAGGACTGcggctggagccccgcgccgagGCCTGCTGCAGCCCCCAGCTCTGCAGAGTCAGTGGGGTGATGTTCTGAAGTGGAGGACTGCTAACCAAGGCACCAGAGCTTTCCTTCCCATGTCCGCGCAGCCTAAGTCCCAGGAATCTCCAACCTCCTTACCTGCCCAACACAGGTACAGCCCCCCTCTGGAACTCTACTGTGGTTCCAGTGCCCAGAGCACAATGTAGGGCGCCATCTGAATACGTGGTGAAGGAATAGTCCCTGGCACGAACCAATGAGCTTACTCCCCCTGGGACAGAACCTTCCCAATCCTCCCCTTTGGTTGGGCCCTTTCTCTTGGAGCCCCGTTTGAAGTTCTAGAAAGCAGTCCTCAGGTCTCAGTGACCTGTCACATGTCCGATGTCTGCAAAAGGAAGTCTTTTTGGCTCTTCGTGCGGCTGAGTAAACTGCAGTTGAAAGTAATGGGTGTTTGAGTAAGGGGCAGTCGCAACCCCTGCGCTCAAAGGTGTACACACATTGTATTTAACGTGGCACGTGGGTGATTTAATGGATGTGGGAGGGCCTCTGGAAAAAGGAGAGCCAGGGCCCAGGAGGCCAGCAAACATACCCAGCATGGCAGCTTGCTCAGGGGACCCTCCCCACAGCTGCCCTACAACCAGAATCTCCTAAGCACTCAGTGCTTCCCACCTTTCGGCTTCTGTAGTCCTGCCCCTtgtccccccaacacacattcACAGAGTATTCCCAACATTTTCAAAAGCTGCCTTCCTTCTCTAACTTCCAGCAGAAAGCCCACCCCTCTGGGAAACCCACTCCTCTGTTTgtaacccccctcccacctgccaccTGTCCTTTCCCTAATACACACTCTGCAGAGGTTAGGAGGGAAGATGGTAGCATCAGACTTCGCCATGtactagctgagtgaccttggccaagttacttaacctctctgtaccctAGAAAAAAAGGTCGTCTATAAGAATAACCCTtgttttgggttgctgtgaggaataaatgagtcAATGCATGCAAAGCTCCTGGGACCTAGCACTTCGATAGTGCTTAGAAACgagctattattttttcaataatagCTAGTATCAGCCATCATTATTGCCTTGCAGAGTTGAGTCCAGGTAGGGTGAGGTGTTCTGCTGCACATGCCTCCACGAGCTTTTGTCTCGCCTCCTGCACAGGGGAAAGACCTTGGCCCCGCCCCCAAATGTCTCTCTTCACAcaccctccctccacacacaccatGGCATGGACAGCAATCAGAATTACTCTTAGTATTTGTGAAGATTTCTGGTCTGAGAAGATTTCAGAAACTTCTCAGGTTCTGATCCTGTGGCTCTCACCAGTGTGCCAGCTTCTGAAGAGAGGGAGGCTTGTGGCTACAGCTTTGGTGGAAGGGTTTTAATTAAAAGCACAATCTCTTTAAGTGTTTATGGGGCtctgtgattttaattattttctaggGAAAAGCAAAAACCTCACATTTACATATGGGAGGACTGTTGGTTTAGAGGAAAATAGCAACCTGTGGCAGTTTGCTGGAGGCAAGTGGGAGGAGTTTCCTGAATGGCTCAAATGAAGCCTGATGTTATTAATAACCTGGGATCCAGTCCGCGACCTTCCTCCTAGTGCTTCCATGAAATCAGCGTAGCTGCTGGCAAGGCCCTGTGTTGCCATCACAGTTAACGACAGCTCTTTCTGTGGCTTCTCAGGTGATTGTCTTGGTCTGTCCACTAAGATGGGGAACCCCTGCTTGTAACAGCATTCCTGCCTGTGAGGGGCAGCATGCATAGCTGTTCGACCCACTGCAGACCAGACTGGCTCTGCCCAGACGGGAGTCCCTCCACAGCGGGGGAAGCAGGGAACGAAGGGCAGGGAATCACTTCAGATGCTTCATCTGCAGATACCAAAATTCCCCCATCTCTGGGTGTTTTAAATGAGTAAGTGTCATCTCACCAGCGGGAATCGGGGCTGGCTTCAGGGCTGATTGACTGAATGACACCAGCAGAATGAcagtttctctccgtctctctcctctgccaccCTTCACAGGGCTGCAGCCTGAGACTTGTGTTCCTTGGTGCCACTGGGAGGCTCAGCAGCAGCTGGGGTCACATGCTGATGGGTAACAGACTAGTGGATAGAGAGACTAGATTCTTTCTAGAAGCCACGGCCTCTCCTTAGGTCTTATCAACACATACTGGCTTAGGACTTCCCATCTTGGAGCCAATCACTGGCAGAGGCGATGGAATTAGTTGGCTTAGAATAATGATTATCTAGCCCTGGAATGGATGTTGAGGAGTCAGTCCCAAGCATGAAATCCCCTTTAAGTAGAAGCGTTGGAAAATTGCATGATCAAAGTAATCTAATATTGTGTCGAAATGAATTGAAATGAGACTGGCCATAATTACAGTGAACCCTATTAGGCAACCCCTTGTCTGGAGATTAGACCAGTCTGTGTCCACAGTGTGTGAGCAGGATCGGGGCTCAGTGTGTGAGCAGGGTCAGGTCGGTGTGTGAGCAGGATCGGGCTCAGAGTGTGAGCAGGATCGGGGCTCAGTGTGTGAGCAGGGTCAGGTCAGTgtgtgagcaggaccaggccgcagtGTGCAACAGGGTCAGGGTTCCAAGTGTGAGCAGGATCAGTGAGTTCTCTTGGATAGGCATACATACAAACTCGAGGATTGTCTGCTTTCACAGAATTCTTGAAAGGATAAAAATGTGTTCTTGGAAATGTCTGTGCTGGGATCCGAAGCTATTTTCAGAGCAGTGAAAGCTTTATTTCCAGTTGGGTATTTATGAGCAGGAGATGTTTTTGAATTCAATGATGATCCTACGTGACTTCGCATCCTGAACACGTCACCTGATCCCATGGCCGAAAAGAGAACCACGTTGTGGTCGAGgtagaagacagaaggaagaactcTGGTCTTACAACCAGTGGGGAGGCTCACCGCTGTGTGATCTTCAGCTACTCCTTCCAAGTCTCCACCCTTGCAAAGGAAGGAGAATGTGTCAGGGGTGCTCTGAGGCCCTTCCAGTGCAGCTGTTCTCTGAGACCCCGGCCCTTGGGTGCTGTAGGAGAAGCCAGTTTGAGGATGAGTCGGCTTCCTAGGGGGCCTCCACCTGGGCTTCCTGCAGAAGGATGTCTTCAGAAAGTCTGAGGACTGTTGCTGGCCCTACTCCTCATGCCCCTGGgcagtttctttgttttccatccCATCATACTCTGCACCTGCTTCATCCCCTGAGGTCAGCAGCACACCTGGGCCCAGGAGTTAACCCTCTCCCTAAAACTGCTGCTCATTGCTCTGTGGGCAGCGGGAGTCCTCCTGCTATAAAACACTTCCGGAAGGCCCTTCCCATAGCAGG is part of the Desmodus rotundus isolate HL8 chromosome 7, HLdesRot8A.1, whole genome shotgun sequence genome and encodes:
- the ISLR2 gene encoding immunoglobulin superfamily containing leucine-rich repeat protein 2, translating into MVPLRVAWLAWALLGVAGACPEPCACVDKYAHQFADCAYKELREVPEGLPANVTTLSLSANKITVLRRGAFADVTQVTSLWLAHNEVRTVERGALAVLSQLKNLDLSHNLISSFPWSDLRNLSALQLLKMNHNRLGSLPRDALGALPDLRSLRINNNRLRTLAPGTFDALSALSHLQLYHNPFHCGCSLVWLQAWAESTRVSLPEIDSIACATPAALQGVPVHRLPALSCVPPSVRLSAEPPIAAPGSPLRAGTALTLHCVAEGHPTPRLQWQLQIPGGIVVLEPPALSGEDYRDGMEDGDEEGDGEGDGDGPTQTEAPTSAPAPAWPAPPATPRFLALTNGSLSVPLLSAKEAGVYTCRAHNELGANSTSVRVVVAAAGPSKHAPSSGGAPDVQTPISERKSTAKGRINSVLSSKSDGKVKGQGPARGSILGEMEAGPLEAGERGEAEDQVSADAVEEQRCGHGDPSRYVSNHAFNQSADLKPHVFELGVIALDVAEREARVQLTPLAARWGPGPGGAGGVGLPGQRPLRRLYLCPAGGGAAVQWSRVEEGVNAYWFRDLRPGTNYSVCLAQAGEACHVQVVFATKKELPSLLVIVAVSVFLLVLATVPLLGAACCHLLAKHPGKPYRLILRPQVPDPMEKRIAADFDPRASYLESEKSYPAGGEAGGEEPEEAPGEGPDEDAEQGDSCGGLQREESLAACSLVQSQSKANQEEFEAGSEYSDRLPLGAEAVNIAQEINGNYRQTAG